Within the Saccharopolyspora gloriosae genome, the region GGCGACAGCGTGCAACGGCACGCCGCGGACACCCTGACCGCGGGCGTGGGCCTCTGCGACGAGCAGGCCGTGCGGTCGATCCTCACCGACGGCGCGGCGGCGGTGGCCGGGCTCCGCGCGGCGGGGGCGCGGTTCGACACCGCGGGCGGCGAGCTCTCCCGGACCCGCGAAGGCGGCCACACCGCGTTCCGGGTGATCCACGCGGGCGGCGACGCGACGGGCGCGGAGGTGCAGCGCGCACTGTCGACGGCGGTCGGCTCCGGGGGGATCCCGGTGCTGGAACGGCACTGCGTCGTCGAGCTGGTGCGCAGCGACGGGGGAGCGCTCGCCGGTGTGCTCGCGCTCGATTCGCACGGCAACCCCGGAGTGGTGCGCGCCCCCGCGGTACTGCTCGCGACCGGCGGACTCGGCCAGCTGTACGCGGCGACGACTAACCCGGACGTGGCCACCGCCGACGGGATCGCGCTCGCGCTGCGCGCGGGAGCGACCGTGGCCGACCTGGAGTTCGTGCAGTTCCACCCCACCGTGCTCTACACGCCCGATGCCGCACGCGGACGCAGGCCGCTGGTGACCGAGGCGGTGCGCGGCGAGGGCGCGGTGCTGCTGGACGCCCGCGGTGAGCGGGTCATGGCCGGTGAACATCCGCTCGCGGACCTGGCGCCGCGCGACGTGGTCTCCGCGGCGATCAACCGCAGGATGGCCGAGACCGGCGCGGAATGCGTGCTGCTGGACGCCACGAGGATCCCCGGGTTCGCCACCAGGTTCCCCACCGTCTTCGCGTCGTGCCGGGAAGCGGGCATCGATCCGCTGCGGGAGCCGATCCCGGTGACCAGCGCCGCGCACTACTCGTGCGGCGGCGTTGTGTCCGATGTGGACGGAAGAACCGGGGTGGCCGGGCTCTACGCCGCGGGCGAGGTGGCGCGAACCGGGTTGCACGGCGCGAACCGGCTGGCCTCGAACAGCCTGCTGGAAGGACTGGTCGTCGGTGCCCGCGCCGCGGACGCGGTGGCCCGCGACCTGCGCGGCGGCCTGACCGCGCGCAAGCCCGTGCTGCCGCCGGTTCCGGCGGCAGCCGTGGTGGACCGCGACCTGCTGCAGCGCACCATGACGCGCCACGCCGGAATCGGACGCACCGCCGACGGGCTCGCGACGGCCGCCGCGACGCTGGACCGCGCAGGCGTCGTCCGTCCACTTCGGACGCGGGCGGCGGTGGAGGACGCCTCGCTGGCACTCACGGCGCAGGCACTGCTCGCCGCCGCGGCCGCCCGCGACGAGTCACGCGGAAGTCACCGGCGACGCGATCACCCGGAGTGCGACGACGTACGCTGGCGACGCAGCGTCGCGCTGCGACTGGACGTGTCCGGCTGGCTGTTCCGCACCGACCGCGAACCCATGAGGAGCGTGGCATGACCCTGTCCGAGGTGACCGCCGCGCACCTGCGCTCGGCCGGTCTGGAACCCCAAGAGATCCGCGCGCTGGTGCGCGCCGCACTGGCCGAAGACCTCCGCTACGGCCTCGACGTCACCACTGAAGCGACCGTGCTGGTGGACGCCATCGCCGAGGCCGCCTTCCAATCCCGCCCGGCCGGAGTCGTCGCCGGGATCCCGGTCGCGCGCGCGGTGCTCGACGAGGTGCTCGGCCCGGACGGCTACAAGGTGCTGCACAGCCGCACCGACGGCGACATGATCATGCCGGGGGAGAGCGCGCTG harbors:
- a CDS encoding L-aspartate oxidase — encoded protein: MTWEARADLVVVGTGVAGLTAALRARELGLRTLVVTKDSAEAGNTGWAQGGVAVVRPEEHDDGDSVQRHAADTLTAGVGLCDEQAVRSILTDGAAAVAGLRAAGARFDTAGGELSRTREGGHTAFRVIHAGGDATGAEVQRALSTAVGSGGIPVLERHCVVELVRSDGGALAGVLALDSHGNPGVVRAPAVLLATGGLGQLYAATTNPDVATADGIALALRAGATVADLEFVQFHPTVLYTPDAARGRRPLVTEAVRGEGAVLLDARGERVMAGEHPLADLAPRDVVSAAINRRMAETGAECVLLDATRIPGFATRFPTVFASCREAGIDPLREPIPVTSAAHYSCGGVVSDVDGRTGVAGLYAAGEVARTGLHGANRLASNSLLEGLVVGARAADAVARDLRGGLTARKPVLPPVPAAAVVDRDLLQRTMTRHAGIGRTADGLATAAATLDRAGVVRPLRTRAAVEDASLALTAQALLAAAAARDESRGSHRRRDHPECDDVRWRRSVALRLDVSGWLFRTDREPMRSVA